From the genome of Sediminibacter sp. Hel_I_10:
TTGATAGTGCCCAGTTTAAAGTAATTACAAACAACTTGGAACGAATAGCATATAAAGAAAACATGTTTCTTTTGAAACGCTGATGTTTCGTTGAAATCCCATAGTTGCTGGATCAAGTTGAGGTATGGTGCTCTCCACTCGCCATCTTCTAATGGGATACCAGGGCCGCCACTTGAAATATACACATCATAAGAGGTGTCTGGTAATTCGTTTTTTGCACGCACGTTAAAAACAGTGGTATCGGCATCTTCAGTAAAAAAAGCAGCAATCTCCTTGATGCAACGTAAACCTTGGTTTGGCGCATCGTTGTTCATGTCTAAAATTGCAATTTTAGCTTTTTCTTTCGTCATATTCATGTGCTCTATCATTCTAATTATGTTCCTAGTATAGTTTGGTCTGTAATGTAGTCGACCACTTTTTTAAGATCTTTGGTTTCTTCAAAAATGGCCAATTGGCGATCTGCGCCTGTACCGTTTTTGAGCATTTGCTCAATAAACTCAATCTCTTTTCTTGAGCCTAAATCATCTACAACATCATCTACAAAATCAAGTAGCTCTCCCATGAGTAACCTGGTCTCAACTTCGCATTCTTTTCCGAAATCAATCATTTTGCCGTCAATACCATAACGACTGGCCCGCCATTTGTTTTCATTAATTAAAGCTCTATGGTACCAATTGAAATTAAGATTTTGATTTCTTAGTTTGTACAATTTAGCAACCAAAGCCTGTACTAGTGCTGCAATGCTCAATGTTTCTTCTATGGTTAAAGGAACATCGCATATGCGTACTTCTAGTGTTGGAAAAAATGGGTGGATGCGAATATCCCACCAAATTTTCTTCGGATTGTCAATACACTTTGTTTTAACTAAAAGATTAACATAATGCTCATATTCTGCCACACTGTGAAAAATACCAGGGATCCCGGTTCTAGGGAATTTGTCAAAAACCTTTGATCTAAACGATTTAAATCCCGTATTTCTGCCTTCCCAAAAAGGAGAGTTTGTTGAAAGCGCATACAAGTGAGGTAAAAAATAGCGCATGGAGTTGACCAAGTGTAAGGCCAGCTGCTTATCTTCAATACCCACATGAACGTGAAGGCCAAAAATTAAGTTAGACCTAGCTGTGTCTTGCAGCTCGTTAACAATTTCATCATAACGAGGGTTGGGTGTAATGAGCTGAGTTTCCCATTTGGTAAAAGGGTGGGTTCCAGCAGCACCAATTTTAAATCCTAAATCATGAGCTATAGAACCAATAGATTTTCGTAAATGCGTGATCTCGGTACGTGCTTCAGAAATATCATTGCAAATATTTGTACCAACCTCAACAACCGCTTGGTGCATCTCTGCTTTAACTTGTTCATCGAGCAATTTTGCAGCATTGGTGACAATCTGCTGATCGTGCGAAATTAATTCGCGCGTGCTGGGATCAATAACTTGATATTCTTCTTCTATGCCTAATGTAAACTTCATATTAAATTACTCTAAATTAAAACATTAACTCGATTATGTTGAAACTAAAAAGAAGATTACTTCTTGGTAGTTTTTGTGGCTGCTTTTTTGATAGCAGTCTTTGGAGTTGCTGTCTTTTTTGTTGCAGGTTTAGGAGTAGCTGTCTTTGATTCTGCTTTTTTTACGGCTGGTTTAGGCGTTGCTGTTTTTTTAGCTGGCGCTTTTTTAATTGCGGTTTTAGCGGGTGCCATTTGATCTTTTACAAAGGTTCCCCATGTCAAATTCATTTGTCCCTTCTTGTAAGCTTTAGCCTTTTTGATGGCCATATTTGCAGCGTTTTCGACAATCCAGTCAAAATTGTCTTGACCAACAGAGTGTATGTCTGCATCAGGAGCAGGGTTACAGAAATCAATGGCATACGGGATGCCATCTCGCACTGCAAATTCTACTGTGTTAAAGTCATAGCCTAAGGCTTTGTTAAGTGTGATGCAATATTTTTTGACAAGTGCCAGTAATTTTTTATCCACTTGAGGTCCGTCGATCACGTAACGTAAATGAAAAGGATTTCTAGGTTCGTATTGCATGATGTGCACATTGTCTGTGTCCAGAACGTAGCATCTAAAATATTCAGTAAACTGAATTTCCTCTTGAAGCATCATTACCAAATGTTCTGTTTCCCCATGTTTTCTCCAGAGATCATCTGGATTATCTACACGGTACACACTTTTCCATCCACCTCCATCGTGAGGTTTCATGTAGGCAGGAAAGCCAATGGTCTCGAACATTTTCTCCCAATTGAAAGGAAATTTCATGTTTCTAAACGAATTTTGATCGGTATCTGGCGGACGATGTGATGTTGGTAGAATAAAGGTCTTAGGGACAGGGACGCCTACTTTTTCTGCTAAAGCATTATTGAAAAACTTTTCGTCGGCACTCCACCAAAACGGATTGTTGATAACGGCAGTACCGGTAATGGCCGCATTTTTTAAATACGCTCTGTAAAAAGGGACGTCTTGTGAAATGCGATCAATAATTACAGCATATTCGTCAGATTTTGCCTGCTCAACCGTGTCAATTAGCACTGCTTCAGCAACCATATCCTTAATGCCTTGTTCTTTTATTTTTTGATTGGTACGGTCTATAAATGCTTGTGGAAAGGTGTTTTCCTGACCGAATAAAATTCCTATTTTCTTCATGTTATATGGTTATTTAGTGATTAAATTGTAGATAAATAATGTGGAAACATTTCCAGCCAAATGGGCCAATCATGTTCTGCCCATCGGCGCTCATCAAACCAAAAGGGGATGTTTTTGTCGTTGAGTATTTTTGCAAGTCGTTGATTGGCCTCTAAGCAAATGTCATATTCACCAACACCTAGAATGATTTTCATTTTCCAAAGCTCAGGATTATTGCTACCTGGTAAAAAATCCACGGGATTATTAAAAAAGACATTGTCATCATAATAGCCTCCCAAAAACGACTTGATGTCAAAAGAACCACTCAAGCTAAACATGTGGCTTACCTTTTCAGGATGTTTGAATGCAAAATTAGCGGCATGATAGCCGCCAAAGCTAACACCAGCCATGGCTACTTTCGAAATTCCCTTTTCATGACAAATAGCATTCACGACTTCATCCATGATAAACTTATCATACCACATATGGTTTTTAACCTTTTCAGCCGGATGAATGCCTTTATTGTACCAACTCATATCGTTAATACTATCTGGACAGTAAATTTGGATGAGTCCTTGTTCTAAGAACCATCGTGCAGATTCTATAAGCTTAAAATCCTTACACTCGTAAAATCGTCCCATGGTTGTAGGAAATAATACTACAGGATAGCCAGCGTGGCCAAAAGTGAGCATTTCAATATCCTTGCTCAGAGTAGGTGAATACCATTTGTGATAATCTTCTTTCAATCGTTTCGTTTTAAATTATTTACAGATATTAAGATGCGCAAAAATATTGGATTGGTACCAACTGTGGTTAAGAAATTTTGATTTGGGAGACTGTATTTTTTCATTTAGAATCAATACTGTTAACAATATCGTTTTTTTTCAATAAAATAGAGCATTGCAGGGCATTAAATATTTTATTTTATGAAAAAAAATGCATTTAAGTATGAGGTATGCGTGGATATTTGAGTTTCAAGATAGGTGTAATTGAAGATTTGACTCCTCCTCGAATAGCGGTTGACGGTTCATCATTAAAAACATACAATTGGGTAGATTGATTTTTAAGATCTGATAGCTTCGGTAGATATTTGTGGAACAATCCATCCATATTTAAAATCAGAACCTATGAAACATTTAATTTACATTTTAATCACTTTTATTTCGACGGTAACAATGGCACAGGGCAATTTCGAAAAAGGAATGGTAAAAGCCTTCGACCTTTGGAAAGCAGGAAACACAGAAGACGCTCAACATATGTTTGAACGTATTGCCGCTGCAGAACAAGACCAATGGTTGCCGCATTATTACATTGCCCAGATCAACAGTCTTAAAAGCTGGAATGAAACCGATGCACAAGTCTTAAAGCGCCAGTTAGAAAAAGCACAAGACCATTTAAATATAGCTATGGCCATAAGTAAAGATAATCCTGAACTACTAGTGCTACAGGCTCATGTTTGGACCAATTGGGTCGCATTTGACGGGATGACTTATGGCATGAAATATAGCGGTAAGATTACTGCCTTATACCATAAGATCATCAAGATGGCGCCAGATAATCCTAGAGTAGTGTTTAGCAAAGCTGAGTGGGACATGGGAAGCGCCAAGTATTTTGGGCATGACACAGCGCCCTTTTGTGCAGACATAGAAAAGTCTACCAAACTTTTTGCTACATTTAAACCAGAAACAGAGTTGCATCCCAATTGGGGTAAGGAACGCGCCGAAGAAGCTTTGGAATCTTGTAAAGGCTAAACCATAAATTATGAAACTAAAAGAATTGCCAAAACGCATATGGATTACCTTCATCATTGGCTCTATTGTATATGTTATAGGAACATTTTTATCTGATGGGTTTCAATATGATAGCATTAATGAATTTCTTTTAGATTTTACAATCTGGCAGCTTTATGCTTTTGTGTTAGGATTTTCCAACACCTACTTCTTTAATTATATGGAGCGTAGAAATTGGAAAAAATACGATACGCTAAAACGTATTTTCTTCGGAATATTGGGCTCTACCATAATCACCTTGATCGATTTGTTTTTATTGAGAGTTGCTGTGGAAGTACTTTATTTCGGAGCACCGTTCAACACCTTTATAGAAAACGAGTCATGGCAAGGTTATGCCTTTGGATTTTGGGTAACGCTTATTATCGTTTCGGTTTTTCATGTCATTTACTTTTACAATCAGTATCAGAAAAATAGAATTAAAGAACAGAAGGTTATTGCTGGAGCTGCAAGTGCAAAGTTTGATGCGCTTAAAAATCAATTAGATCCTCATTTTTTATTCAATAGTCTGAATGTCTTAACCAGTCTTATTGAAGAAAATCCAAAAAATGCGCAAAAGTTCACGACCTCTTTGTCAAAAGTGTACCGTTACGTACTTGAGCAAAAAAACAAGGAATTAATTCCTGTAGATGAGGAGCTCGCATTTGCCAAGACCTATATGTCTTTATTAAAAATGCGTTTTGAGGATAGCATTATTTTTGAAATTCCAGATCAGGCCTCAGATCCAGAAATGAAAGTGGTGCCGCTGTCATTACAATTGCTTTTGGAAAATGCGGTAAAACATAATATGGTTACCCCAAGCAAACCGCTACATATTAAGATTTATGAAGATAGCAACCACTTAGTGGTTATGAATAATTTACAACTCAAGCAAATCGTGAAGAAGAGTAGTGGGGTTGGTCTTGAAAATATCAAGCAGCGCTATAGGCTACTTTCAAATAGAAAAATAATTATAAAACAACGTGAGCAGGATTTTGTTGTCGCAATACCTATGCTCACCAAACAAGTATCAGTTATGAGAAGATTAGAACCCGCAAGGTCAGGTGTTAGTGACCAGTATGTAAAGGCGCGCAAACGCGTAGAAGAGCTTAAGGCATTTTACTATAGCCTCATTTCTTACTGCCTCGTCATTCCTTTTTTAATATTTATATATTTTAAATATTCAAGTCATACCATTCAATGGTTTTGGTTCCCTTTATTAGGGTGGGGACTTAGCCTTGTATTTCAGGCTTATCGTGTATTTGTGGATGATGGAGCTTTTGGAGCTAAATGGGAGCAGCGTAAAATAGAAGAATTTATGCAAAAGGAAGATAGAAACCGATGGAGTTAAAATCAATTGACATGAACAAAATAGATTCAGAATTAAAGTATAACAGAGCTAAAAATAGAGTTAAGAAATTAAGAGGGTTTTACAATCATGTTGCCATATATTTTATAATAAACTTTATTATCACAGGATTTAAAACTTATAACTATTTGGATAACTGGGAGATGTTTTTTGGTAGAGTAGTTAGTATTGATGTGTTGAGTTCATGGGTGGTTTGGGGAATGATGTTACTGCTGCATTTTCTAATGGTTACTTACGGATTGGGTTGGGAAGAGCGCAAAATTGAACAATACATGAACGAAGAATTGAATAACGACTCAAAACTTTAAAATGATGGAAAAATATAAATTAGAACTTTACGATAACGAAGAAGAGACCTATTCTTATAAACGCGAAGAAGCTTATATAAGAGCGAAAAAGCGGGTAGATAGTTTAATCGGATTTTACTGGCACCTCGCCTCTTATGTTATTGTCAATCTCTTCTTGATTGTTGTAATAGGGATGTATTCCAATCAGGGATTTACTAGTTTTGGGACTTATGCCACAGCTTTTTTCTGGGGTATTGGATTATTGTTTCATTTCTTAGGAGTTTTTGGACCAAACTTCATGTTCGGAAAAAATTGGGAAAAGCGAAAAATTCGGGAGTTTATGAATAAGGAAAATGAGAACTGGGATTAGAATTTTAAGAATTGAAACTTATGGACACTAAAGAGAAAGACGCTCAAAACTTAATTCAGGCAAAGCAAAAATTACGAAAACTTAAGATCTTCTACATTCATTTGGCTGGGTATTTTGTATTAACGGCATTACTACTTTATAACTTATATATTATTGAAGACAACGGTTACAAGCAGACCATTACTATTCTAAACATGACAACTATAGTAGTGTGGGGTGTTTTTCTTTTTGTACATGGGTGTTTTGTTTTTAAAGGAAGATTTTTATTTAAGAGAAGCTGGGAAGAAAAGAAGATCAACGATTATTTAAATAAGGAAGAAGGCCAGAATTCTGGTTTTTGGGAATAATTTATTCTGAATACGAGTTTTGAGAATATTTAAAAAATGTAATTTAAACTATGAATGTTATTATAATTGAAGACGAAAAACCGTCTGCAAGGCGCTTACAGCGTATGCTTAAAGAATTGAATGTTGACGCAGAAACCATGTTGCACTCTGTAGAAGAAGCTATTGATTGGTTTCAAAAGAATGCCCATCCTGATTTGATTTTTTTAGACATTCAATTGAGTGATGGTCTCTCATTTGAGATTTTTGAAGCGGTAGATATTAAATCTGCAGTTATTTTTACAACGGCTTACGATGAGTATGCGCTTCAGGCCTTCAAACTAAATAGTATCGATTATTTATTGAAACCTATTGATGAAGAAGATCTAGCAACGGCTGTAGAAAAATACAATAGTAGAACTGCAAATAGAGAAACTCAAGCCGTAAAATTAGACTTTGACGATATTAAAAAACTTTTGGTCAACCCTATTGAAAGAGAGTATAAGAAACGATTTTCAGTAAAAGTTGGTCAGCACCTCAAGTTGATCAATATCGATGACATTGAATGTTTTTACAGCGAAAATAAAGGCACTTATGCCTATACAAATGAAGGTAGAAATTATCTTTTAGACCTAACTTTAGAGCAATTGGAAGAGGAGCTAGAGCCGCATAAGTTTTTTAGAGTGAGCCGAAAATTTATTGTCAACGTTAATGCCATTGATGATATGATTAGCTATACAAACTCAAGATTAAAAATTAAATTAAAGACGTTTAAAGATGGTGAAATTATTGTGGCTAGAGAGCGCGTCAAAGAATTTAAGGATTGGCTGGCATAATTTAAGTGAAGGCTATTTTATTTACTGATCCTGTTGTCATCAAATGCTGAAGGCAATAGATTGGGAATCAATTTCGCAAAAATAGGCAATAGAATAGCGCCACCAGGTAACATGAAGATTGCCAAGCTTGGAATAGTCTTAAGGATATCTACAATTTGAGCATACATCAACTTTTGTTCTTCCTTGGTCAGCTCAGTGTGGGTAGACTTGCTTATTAAGAATAGTAAATCCTTGCTTTGTCGTAACTCTTTAACCAAACGCTTGCTATTTCTTCTAATTAGCTTATTGACCAATTGAGAAGAATTTTCAAAGAAATTATGAATAGGATTGGTTTGCTGAAAAAGTAAGATCGTCTTTCTATTGGTTTGATGAAACTTAGAGACTTCTACAATTGATTTTTGAATTACAGTAATAGGGATCTCTAAACGTTTCGCTAAACTTTTTAAAAACTGATATTCCGTTTTTTCTAAAACTTCATCGTCCCATACCGAAAGACATACAAGATCTATTAAATATAATTTTTCATGAGGTTTGATATTATACTCAATATCATAAATGAGATCTTGAACCTCTAATTCGTCATCGACAAGTGCGGTTGAGAACTCAATAATTTCTATAACATCCTTATCCTCTTCGGTTATTTTGCTCTTTGAATTAAGGGATTGATAAAGTGTTCCAATAATCATCTGCTCTAGATTAGCGGCAGTTGATTTGACGTCAATCTTCTCTCTGATGTAATTGTCAAAGACAAGTACATCTACAAATAATAAAGAGTTTGTTATAGACTTGTTGAAATTTTTGGTAAGCAAGTCGTCGTCTATGTTAACACGATCATTGATTAAGCGTTCCAATTTTGTACTGGCACTTTTTCCTATGAGCAATCGATCCCATAAAGAAAAGTCAGACACTTCCAGTTCTTCATAAAACGTAAGTAATGTTTTAGAAAACTCTTTAAAATCAAAATTCTCGTGCTTAAATGAGTAGCTGTGATATAAGGCGGTAATCAAATTTATTTTTGCCAGCTCATCTTCCGAATAGCGATGAATCTTCTTAAACCCATCGGTGGCACTAATGTTTACGCCATAAATAAAGCCATACTGTTTGAGTGCAGCATAAAGTTGTGCGTAATCTTCAAAAGGTAATTGACGCTTTGAGAGTTGAGAACATAAATTCTCAACCCAGCCATTGGTTGATGGATTCATTTTAGAATAAACTAATAAAAGACAAAGGTAATTGATTGCCGCAAATCTCTAGAAATATTTTAGTTAACAAAGTTTTAACAAAACCGCATCTGTAGTTTTTGCGTAAACATAGCAGAGACAATTATTAATTAACAAAAATCTCATGTTATTATGAAAAAATCAAAACTTTTAATTGGAGCTGTCGTCATTGCGATGGGAAGCTTGGTCGCTATCGCGGCAGATCACATTGATGCACCTGCTGTTGCAGGAACATCAAGTGACATTACAGATTATTATGCCTTTCAAGGTCAAGATGAAAGCACCATTGCTTTTGTGGCAAACACGCAAGGTTTTATTTCACCTGCAGATACTGGAGCTGCTCAGTTTGATGAAGATGTGATCATTGAGTTCAATATTGATACCGATGGTGATGCTACTGAGGATTTAGTGATTCAGGCCGTTGCAAGAGACGGTAAAATGTATGTTTTTGGACCAGCAGCTCCATCATCAACTGGCTTAAACAGTACGATTTTAACAACCACACCTATGGTTGTAGATATTACTGCTTATGGCACCGCAAATCCGGTAATCGCGAGTTCTAATGGTATGCGCATTTTTGCAGGACCAAGAGACGATCCGTTCTTTTTTGACTTTACAAGATATAATGAAGTCTTAGAAGGAGCTCCAGGATTCAGCGATCCTGGAACAGATACTTTTGCAGCTTCCAACGTCATGTCTATAGTGGTTGAAGTACCAAAAGACCAAATTGGAGGAACCGGTACGATCAACACTTGGGTTGAGTCTAAAAGAAAACAATAATTATTAAAATTTAGAAATTATGAAAATCAATAATATAAAATTAATGGCAATTGCTGTTCTCGTTGCTTTTTCTGCAATCAACTGTAGCGATGACGATGATAATACACCCATGGGAGAAGTGCTTCCGAACTTTACAGGAACTTACACACAGGAAGATCAAATGGGTCGCCCTGCAATTAACACCGTTTTTGTAAATATGGCAGATAAAAATGCATTCAATAGAACCATTCCTAGTAATCAAGATGCCGCATTTCAAACCAAATTTCAGAACAAACTTTTGGCTTTGAATCCTAACTACACAACCAATGCTCTTGGGTTTACGGCAGAAGCTTTTACAACTGCTTTAGCTACAGATGTACTGACTGTTAGTTTAGATGGTACCACCACGTTTTTTGATGGTACTAACGTATTAACTGGTCGTGCATTAGGTGATGATGTCATAGATACTGAGTTACTCTTAATCTTCGGTGGACCAGACGGTACTGCAAACCCTGGTTTAACTAGTGATAATGTAGATTCAAATGACAAAGCATTTAGTGACTCCTTTCCTTACCTAGCTTCGCCTTGGTAAAATAATGTCCAATCTTGAAGTTGGAGCTAACAATCCAACTTCAAGATTTTTATTACAACTCTAAAAATAAATAACATTAAACTTTCTTATATGAACTCAAGAATTTTAACGATTGCTGTTGCAACGTTACTGATTTTCAGTTGCTCAAATTCTTCAACATCGAAAGTCACAGACAAAAAAGATTACAATAATTACTTGGCCTTAGCTGAAAATAGCACTTACGAGACCGCTAAAAAATCTAACGAATTTTGGTCTAACAAATTAGATGCTACTCCAGAGCAATACCCGTACTTGGCAAAAAAGGCGTCCACTTATAATCGCATGTTTTCCGCTTCGGGAGAGATCGAATATTTGAAATTGGCCGAAGAAAACTTGGTTCTTCTCAACGAAAAAACAAAATTTAAAACTCCAGGCTATTTAAGGAGCTTGGCCCATAATTATATATCGCAACACCGTTTTAAAGAATCTTTAGAACTGTTGGAAAAAGCGGAAGCACTTAAAGAAAATCTCCCAGCAACAAGAAAAATGCTGTTTGATGTGCACTTAGAATTGGGTAATTACAGTAAGGCAAAAGCCTATTTAGATCAAATTGAAAACTTTAGTGACTTTGATTATCTCATCCGTTTGGCAAAATGGAATGATCACAAAGGAAACCTAGATGCTGCAATCAAATACATGGAAAAAGCTATGGAAAAAGCCGAGTCGGGTAACCTTAAAGGTTTAAAGCAATGGTCTTATACTAACATTGCAGACTTTTATGGTCATGCAGGAGAAATAGAAAAATCTTATGCCTATTACTTAAAAGCGTTGGAATTAGATCCTAACGATGCTTACTCAAAAAAGGGAATCGCATGGATACTCTATTCTTACGAGAAAAATCCAGATGAGGCTCTCCGTATTTTAAATTCTGTTTCAGAATATTACAAAGCACCAGATTATTTCTTGCTCAAGGCTGAAATTGCCGATTATAAAGGAGATGCTAAGCTCAAATCAGAACAGCTTATTCTTTATCGAGAAGCTTTAGAAAATAAAGCTTACGGTGATATGTACAATTCGTACAACGTGATGCTCTATACAGATCAGTCGTCTGGAAGCAAAGAGGCTATTAAAATAGCTAAAGAAGAAGTGCAAAATAGGCCAACTCCACAATCTTACGATCTTTTGGCCTGGTCTTATTTCAAGGACGGTAGTATCGATGCGGCACTACAAGTTATAGATGAACATGTCATCAACAAAACATTTGAGCCTGTAGCTCTATATCATAGTGCTGAAATTTATAAAGCCGCCGGAATGCAGGAAAAGGTGAAGCCATTAAAAAAGGAATTATTAGCCAGCGTCTATGAATTGGGACCTATGATGGAAGATAAAATTAATAAATTGCAGCCCTAAACACGCCAACCAACTATGAAACCGTATAAATACTTTATAATTATTACGTTAGCTTTTGCCTCGGTAAATACTTTTGGGCAACAGCTCAAGGGGAAAGTGGTAAACCATATCAATCAACCCTTAGAAGCAGCATATATCTATAACATTACCACTAAAAGTCATTCACACTCTTTAGAAAATGGAACCTTTATTCTAGAAAATTCTAAAATTGGAGATTCAATTAGAGTAGGGTTATTGGGTTATGAAAATGAGAACAAAATGCTTACGGCATCAGATTTTGATATGGAAGTAACGATTACCTTGAAAGAGAAAACCTTTCAGTTAGAAGAAATGACAATTACAGAAGAGCTTAATGCGCTAAGTACCATTTCAAGATTGGATATTCAAACCAACCCGGTCAATTCATCTCAAGATATTTTGAGAAAAGTGCCTGGGTTAATTACAGGTCAGCATGCTGGTGGTGGTAAGGCAGAGCAGTTGTTTTTAAGAGGTTTTGATATAGATCACGGTACAGACATTTCCATTTCAGTAGATGGTATGCCAGTTAATATGGTGTCTCATGCGCATGGTCAAGGTTATAGCGACCTGCATTTTGTAATTCCAGAAACAGTTGATAAAATTGACTTCGGAAAAGGGCCTTATTATGCCAAAGAAGGCGATTTTAATACTGCTGGTTACGTTAATTTTGCTACCCGAGATTATCTCAAAGAAAGCATGATTTCCTTATCAGCTGGGCAGTTCAATTCTGTAAGAACCTTAGGGATGTTCAATCTCTTGGAAAAAACTCAAAATCAAAATGCCTATATGGCGGTAGAGTATTTAGCAACGGACGGTCCTTTTAAGTCCCCTCAAAATTTCAACCGCTTAAACCTCTTCGGAAAATACGTGATGTACTCTCCAGAGAATGATAAACTCACATTGTCAGCTTCGCATTTTACCAGTAGATGGGATGCTTCAGGACAAATTCCGCAGCGAGCCGTTGATGCGGGTTTAATTACAAGATTTGGTGCTATTGATGATACTGAAGGTGGCCAAACAAGTAGAACAAATCTTAACGCAGAATATAGTAAGCACATTTCAGATCAAACACGCTTGAAGGCTAATGCTTTTTACTCACAATATGATTTTGAACTGTATTCTAATTTTACGTTTTTCTTAGAAGATCCTATTAATGGCGATCAAATTAAACAAAAAGAAAATCGCAGTATTTTTGGATTAAATACAAGCATAATACATGAGACTTTTTTAGGAGCTGCGCCTATAACGGTGACCTCTGGACTTGGTTTTAGACATGACGTTATTGATGATGTGGAGCTGTCGAGAACTCTTAATAGAAGCACTACATTAGAGCAAATTCAGTTGGGAGATATCAATCAGACTAATATTGACGGATTTGTCAACGCTGAGTTTGAGTTCGGAAAATTTAGGATGGCACCAGGTCTAAGATTGG
Proteins encoded in this window:
- a CDS encoding 2TM domain-containing protein, encoding MNKIDSELKYNRAKNRVKKLRGFYNHVAIYFIINFIITGFKTYNYLDNWEMFFGRVVSIDVLSSWVVWGMMLLLHFLMVTYGLGWEERKIEQYMNEELNNDSKL
- a CDS encoding esterase family protein, coding for MKEDYHKWYSPTLSKDIEMLTFGHAGYPVVLFPTTMGRFYECKDFKLIESARWFLEQGLIQIYCPDSINDMSWYNKGIHPAEKVKNHMWYDKFIMDEVVNAICHEKGISKVAMAGVSFGGYHAANFAFKHPEKVSHMFSLSGSFDIKSFLGGYYDDNVFFNNPVDFLPGSNNPELWKMKIILGVGEYDICLEANQRLAKILNDKNIPFWFDERRWAEHDWPIWLEMFPHYLSTI
- a CDS encoding RimK family alpha-L-glutamate ligase is translated as MKKIGILFGQENTFPQAFIDRTNQKIKEQGIKDMVAEAVLIDTVEQAKSDEYAVIIDRISQDVPFYRAYLKNAAITGTAVINNPFWWSADEKFFNNALAEKVGVPVPKTFILPTSHRPPDTDQNSFRNMKFPFNWEKMFETIGFPAYMKPHDGGGWKSVYRVDNPDDLWRKHGETEHLVMMLQEEIQFTEYFRCYVLDTDNVHIMQYEPRNPFHLRYVIDGPQVDKKLLALVKKYCITLNKALGYDFNTVEFAVRDGIPYAIDFCNPAPDADIHSVGQDNFDWIVENAANMAIKKAKAYKKGQMNLTWGTFVKDQMAPAKTAIKKAPAKKTATPKPAVKKAESKTATPKPATKKTATPKTAIKKAATKTTKK
- a CDS encoding carboxylate-amine ligase — translated: MKFTLGIEEEYQVIDPSTRELISHDQQIVTNAAKLLDEQVKAEMHQAVVEVGTNICNDISEARTEITHLRKSIGSIAHDLGFKIGAAGTHPFTKWETQLITPNPRYDEIVNELQDTARSNLIFGLHVHVGIEDKQLALHLVNSMRYFLPHLYALSTNSPFWEGRNTGFKSFRSKVFDKFPRTGIPGIFHSVAEYEHYVNLLVKTKCIDNPKKIWWDIRIHPFFPTLEVRICDVPLTIEETLSIAALVQALVAKLYKLRNQNLNFNWYHRALINENKWRASRYGIDGKMIDFGKECEVETRLLMGELLDFVDDVVDDLGSRKEIEFIEQMLKNGTGADRQLAIFEETKDLKKVVDYITDQTILGT
- a CDS encoding 2TM domain-containing protein, yielding MMEKYKLELYDNEEETYSYKREEAYIRAKKRVDSLIGFYWHLASYVIVNLFLIVVIGMYSNQGFTSFGTYATAFFWGIGLLFHFLGVFGPNFMFGKNWEKRKIREFMNKENENWD
- a CDS encoding 2TM domain-containing protein — translated: MDTKEKDAQNLIQAKQKLRKLKIFYIHLAGYFVLTALLLYNLYIIEDNGYKQTITILNMTTIVVWGVFLFVHGCFVFKGRFLFKRSWEEKKINDYLNKEEGQNSGFWE
- a CDS encoding histidine kinase, yielding MKLKELPKRIWITFIIGSIVYVIGTFLSDGFQYDSINEFLLDFTIWQLYAFVLGFSNTYFFNYMERRNWKKYDTLKRIFFGILGSTIITLIDLFLLRVAVEVLYFGAPFNTFIENESWQGYAFGFWVTLIIVSVFHVIYFYNQYQKNRIKEQKVIAGAASAKFDALKNQLDPHFLFNSLNVLTSLIEENPKNAQKFTTSLSKVYRYVLEQKNKELIPVDEELAFAKTYMSLLKMRFEDSIIFEIPDQASDPEMKVVPLSLQLLLENAVKHNMVTPSKPLHIKIYEDSNHLVVMNNLQLKQIVKKSSGVGLENIKQRYRLLSNRKIIIKQREQDFVVAIPMLTKQVSVMRRLEPARSGVSDQYVKARKRVEELKAFYYSLISYCLVIPFLIFIYFKYSSHTIQWFWFPLLGWGLSLVFQAYRVFVDDGAFGAKWEQRKIEEFMQKEDRNRWS
- a CDS encoding M48 family metallopeptidase; this translates as MKHLIYILITFISTVTMAQGNFEKGMVKAFDLWKAGNTEDAQHMFERIAAAEQDQWLPHYYIAQINSLKSWNETDAQVLKRQLEKAQDHLNIAMAISKDNPELLVLQAHVWTNWVAFDGMTYGMKYSGKITALYHKIIKMAPDNPRVVFSKAEWDMGSAKYFGHDTAPFCADIEKSTKLFATFKPETELHPNWGKERAEEALESCKG
- a CDS encoding LytTR family DNA-binding domain-containing protein, yielding MNVIIIEDEKPSARRLQRMLKELNVDAETMLHSVEEAIDWFQKNAHPDLIFLDIQLSDGLSFEIFEAVDIKSAVIFTTAYDEYALQAFKLNSIDYLLKPIDEEDLATAVEKYNSRTANRETQAVKLDFDDIKKLLVNPIEREYKKRFSVKVGQHLKLINIDDIECFYSENKGTYAYTNEGRNYLLDLTLEQLEEELEPHKFFRVSRKFIVNVNAIDDMISYTNSRLKIKLKTFKDGEIIVARERVKEFKDWLA